One genomic segment of Halomarina pelagica includes these proteins:
- a CDS encoding rubrerythrin-like domain-containing protein, with protein MKREFTYRCLACDHHVTATRRPGDCPHCGGDLVNETLDRWRLQYTD; from the coding sequence ATGAAACGGGAGTTTACCTACCGGTGTCTCGCGTGCGATCACCACGTGACGGCGACCCGGCGTCCGGGCGACTGCCCGCACTGTGGCGGCGACCTCGTCAACGAGACGCTGGACCGCTGGCGGCTGCAGTACACCGACTGA